Proteins encoded together in one Synergistaceae bacterium window:
- a CDS encoding MOSC domain-containing protein, whose translation MGRVTAVCTSSVRQEPKVVVDSIRLIEGGVEGDSHFGLTEREVSLLRAEDIREAELEAGFPFPAGSLAENLIVEGLPPDLAPGARIALGESAVLEVVEKGKKPGEPHSYDYRGWCLLPTVGFFLRVIKEGGVSTGDEVVLLRGRHAGTAERRPTI comes from the coding sequence ATGGGGAGAGTTACAGCCGTCTGCACAAGCTCCGTTCGTCAGGAGCCGAAGGTGGTGGTGGACTCGATTCGCCTGATCGAGGGCGGAGTCGAGGGTGATTCGCATTTTGGATTGACGGAGAGGGAGGTAAGCCTGCTGCGCGCCGAGGACATACGGGAAGCGGAACTTGAAGCAGGGTTCCCCTTTCCCGCGGGATCGTTGGCAGAAAACCTGATCGTCGAAGGGCTGCCCCCGGACCTGGCTCCGGGCGCCAGGATCGCGCTGGGCGAGTCCGCGGTTCTTGAGGTTGTGGAGAAGGGGAAGAAGCCTGGAGAGCCGCATTCATACGATTACCGTGGGTGGTGTCTTCTGCCGACGGTCGGCTTTTTCCTTCGCGTAATTAAAGAGGGTGGAGTTTCCACCGGAGACGAGGTCGTGCTTCTACGAGGCCGTCATGCCGGTACCGCCGAGAGGCGTCCGACAATATAG
- a CDS encoding STAS domain-containing protein — protein sequence MRIDINKTGNSARVGVSGSMYVEDSAEVRERLIALLEEGVSNLTLDLHNLDYIDSSGLGVLISIHKRCLQKGGKMSVTGLRGMVEELFKLTRLDLVFEVH from the coding sequence ATGAGAATCGATATCAACAAGACTGGGAACAGCGCCAGGGTCGGCGTCAGCGGCAGCATGTACGTCGAGGATTCGGCGGAGGTAAGAGAGAGGCTGATCGCCCTTCTCGAAGAGGGAGTGTCGAACCTGACTCTCGACCTGCACAACCTCGATTATATCGACAGCTCCGGGCTCGGAGTCCTTATCTCCATCCACAAGAGGTGCCTTCAGAAGGGCGGCAAAATGAGCGTGACGGGCCTTCGCGGGATGGTGGAGGAGCTTTTCAAGCTGACAAGGCTGGACCTGGTTTTCGAGGTTCACTAA
- a CDS encoding HD-GYP domain-containing protein, translating to MPIEGDDAQLLALMGLGAKSGKKSHYPELKRRLSELERMRTLLDHAGDAIILVTLPEEHLEFCNMAAMNLMAQSGVPGGERLSDCLATAGGRPVSLKELFPKPRNHESRAVLSLNSTNGPRRFEASFQVVLDAGRESGILILRDQEEQISVQELLAHSLTEMEAERIRTISLTTALVEMKDSYTGKNQRGTAKLAAEIGAGLGMPPSKVDELVTASLLHDVGMMGIPSEILSIPGPLRPVDRRLMQEHCTIGGDLLVKEGFPDVISSAVLHHHERMDGSGYPDGLAGDRIPPAARIIGLADSVEAMLNHRPYRPALSRESVLQELEEGRGQLFDPEITDICLSLLREGFSFSDPGD from the coding sequence ATGCCTATTGAGGGGGATGACGCGCAGCTCCTCGCCCTGATGGGGCTGGGTGCAAAGTCGGGGAAGAAGAGCCACTACCCGGAGCTTAAGAGGCGCCTCTCCGAGCTGGAGCGCATGAGGACGCTTCTGGACCATGCGGGGGACGCCATCATCTTGGTGACCCTGCCGGAGGAGCATCTGGAGTTCTGCAACATGGCGGCGATGAACCTGATGGCCCAGTCCGGCGTCCCGGGCGGAGAGAGACTCAGCGACTGCCTCGCGACCGCAGGCGGCAGGCCTGTATCGCTCAAGGAGCTCTTCCCCAAGCCCCGAAACCATGAGAGCCGCGCCGTGCTCTCGCTGAACTCCACAAACGGTCCGCGCCGCTTCGAGGCGTCCTTCCAAGTGGTCCTCGACGCCGGCCGCGAGTCGGGCATACTTATCCTGAGGGATCAAGAGGAGCAGATCTCTGTACAAGAGCTGTTGGCGCACTCCCTGACCGAGATGGAGGCGGAGAGGATCAGGACGATAAGCCTGACCACCGCACTCGTAGAGATGAAGGACTCCTATACCGGCAAGAACCAGCGAGGCACGGCCAAGCTGGCGGCGGAGATCGGCGCCGGGCTGGGCATGCCCCCATCGAAGGTGGACGAGCTTGTCACGGCTTCGCTGTTGCACGACGTTGGAATGATGGGGATACCGTCGGAGATTTTAAGCATACCGGGGCCGCTTCGCCCGGTCGACAGGCGGCTCATGCAGGAGCACTGCACCATCGGCGGAGACCTGCTGGTCAAGGAGGGGTTCCCCGACGTGATCTCCTCGGCGGTACTGCATCACCACGAACGGATGGACGGCAGCGGCTATCCGGACGGGCTCGCCGGTGACCGCATACCCCCCGCTGCGCGGATCATCGGGCTGGCCGACTCAGTCGAGGCCATGCTCAACCATCGCCCCTACCGCCCCGCGCTTTCAAGGGAGAGCGTCTTGCAGGAGTTAGAAGAAGGACGTGGACAGCTGTTCGACCCGGAGATAACGGACATCTGTCTCTCCCTGCTGCGCGAAGGGTTCTCCTTCTCCGATCCCGGCGATTAG
- a CDS encoding iron-containing alcohol dehydrogenase yields the protein MLGGFALRKFVAPEILFGEGAMEYAGQYAHNLGGTRVFIATDPGLIEAGWLDRVVENLRQERLDCVVFSDIRPNPTVSMVMSGAEVYDEEDCDLVLALGGGSPMDCAKAIAAVHANGSHVLEFVGIDRIPNPSPPVICIPSTSGSAADVSQFSIIKDDDTKVKCAIISKSMVPDLSLTDPRITVTMDRGLTAATGLDALTHAVEAYVSRASSNLTDLHALHAIRLVVEHLPRVLDDLSDMACRTGMTLASMHAGLAFSNAGLGVVHALSHSLGGLLDLPHGECNSLLLRYGVERNYTAAPGRFVEILRALGGGETATDPLDELLNRLDDLRSNAGVPGRLRELGLSLEQLPLLAKSAAEDPCMVTNPLPLTENDLESLLRNAY from the coding sequence ATGTTGGGTGGCTTTGCTCTGAGGAAGTTCGTGGCTCCAGAGATCCTCTTCGGCGAAGGTGCCATGGAGTATGCGGGGCAGTACGCACATAATCTGGGAGGAACTAGAGTCTTCATTGCCACCGACCCTGGTTTAATCGAGGCCGGGTGGCTTGACCGCGTTGTGGAAAACCTGCGCCAGGAAAGGCTCGACTGCGTGGTCTTCTCCGACATTCGCCCCAACCCGACCGTCTCCATGGTGATGAGCGGGGCGGAGGTCTATGACGAGGAGGATTGCGACCTGGTCCTGGCGCTCGGCGGCGGCAGCCCGATGGACTGCGCCAAGGCGATCGCCGCAGTGCACGCAAACGGCAGCCACGTTCTGGAGTTCGTCGGGATAGACCGTATTCCCAATCCCTCTCCCCCGGTGATCTGCATCCCGTCTACCTCGGGAAGCGCCGCCGATGTCTCGCAGTTCTCCATCATCAAGGACGACGACACCAAGGTCAAGTGCGCGATAATCAGCAAGTCGATGGTCCCCGACCTCTCTCTTACCGACCCCCGGATCACGGTCACGATGGACAGGGGTCTTACGGCCGCCACGGGGCTGGATGCCCTGACTCACGCTGTCGAGGCGTACGTATCAAGAGCTTCCTCCAATCTGACCGACCTGCACGCGCTGCACGCTATCCGCCTGGTAGTCGAGCATCTTCCGAGGGTACTCGACGATCTGTCCGACATGGCCTGCAGGACCGGCATGACCTTGGCCAGCATGCATGCGGGGCTGGCCTTCTCAAACGCGGGACTCGGCGTGGTGCACGCTCTCTCCCACAGCCTTGGAGGGCTGCTGGACCTCCCTCACGGAGAGTGCAATTCCCTCCTGCTCCGCTACGGGGTGGAGAGAAACTACACCGCCGCCCCCGGGCGCTTCGTCGAGATCCTGAGAGCCTTGGGAGGGGGAGAGACGGCTACCGACCCCCTTGACGAGCTGCTGAATCGACTCGACGACCTCAGGTCGAACGCAGGCGTACCGGGCAGGCTGCGCGAGCTCGGGCTGTCGCTCGAGCAGCTGCCGCTGCTGGCCAAATCCGCCGCGGAAGATCCGTGCATGGTCACCAACCCACTTCCGCTGACAGAGAACGATCTGGAGTCGCTTTTACGGAATGCCTATTGA
- a CDS encoding ketoacyl-ACP synthase III, translating to MKGFGAGIRAISYYLPPKVVSNKALVEEFGVWTEDKISQKTGIKERRVVDGELVSDLATRAGEKLFEEHGIDRNDIDFLLLCTECPDYYLPATACVVQDRLGLKKTTGALDFNLGCSGFVYGLALAKGLIGTGIAKKVMLITADTLTRTVHPMDKSTRTIFGDAAAATLIEGSDTARIGEFVLGTDGSGMDKLIIPAGAWAAPRSPETAVERTNRWGNTRSAENLYMNGPEVLRFTLETVPPAVEQVLEIHSLRMEDIELFVFHQATRMILEHLRKEIDIPEEKFYVNIENKGNTVSATIPIALRDAADEGRLRPGDRVMVVGFGVGFSWGTTILRW from the coding sequence ATGAAGGGTTTTGGAGCCGGAATAAGGGCAATATCGTACTACCTTCCGCCGAAGGTAGTGAGCAACAAGGCGCTCGTAGAGGAGTTCGGAGTCTGGACCGAGGACAAGATCAGTCAGAAGACCGGCATAAAAGAGAGACGTGTAGTCGACGGAGAGCTGGTATCCGATCTTGCGACCCGGGCGGGCGAAAAGCTCTTCGAGGAGCATGGGATCGACAGGAACGACATCGACTTCCTGCTGCTGTGCACCGAGTGCCCGGACTACTACCTGCCCGCGACAGCATGCGTCGTTCAGGACAGGCTGGGGCTGAAGAAGACCACCGGTGCGCTCGACTTCAACCTCGGCTGCTCGGGCTTCGTCTACGGACTGGCCCTGGCCAAGGGGCTGATCGGGACCGGCATCGCCAAGAAGGTCATGCTGATCACGGCGGACACTCTGACCCGAACAGTCCACCCGATGGACAAGAGCACCCGCACGATCTTCGGCGACGCGGCCGCCGCCACTCTCATCGAAGGGTCGGACACAGCCAGGATAGGGGAGTTCGTCCTGGGCACGGACGGCTCGGGCATGGACAAGCTCATCATCCCGGCGGGTGCCTGGGCAGCTCCCCGATCGCCCGAGACGGCGGTCGAGCGCACCAACAGGTGGGGGAACACCAGAAGCGCGGAGAACCTGTACATGAACGGGCCGGAGGTCCTGAGGTTCACCCTCGAGACAGTGCCTCCCGCCGTGGAGCAGGTCCTGGAGATCCACTCCCTCAGGATGGAGGACATCGAACTATTCGTGTTTCACCAGGCGACCAGGATGATACTCGAGCACCTGCGAAAGGAGATCGACATTCCGGAGGAGAAGTTCTACGTCAACATCGAAAACAAGGGCAACACCGTGAGCGCCACCATTCCGATAGCACTTCGCGACGCCGCGGACGAGGGCAGGCTGCGCCCGGGGGACAGGGTCATGGTCGTCGGCTTCGGAGTGGGCTTCTCCTGGGGGACGACCATACTGCGCTGGTAA
- a CDS encoding DNA repair exonuclease: MTNSKLKFIHCADLHLDSPFSGVSEASPGLARVLREAAFNAFRNSVDLALQVGADFFLVSGDVYDSEDRSIRAQLFFVEQLKRLADAGIPSFVVHGNHDPLSGWELDRELPPLIHRFGREVESAPLVIRGERAGTVHGCSFPVRDVEENLALRFHGRRTDGVNIALLHCNVGGRKGHENYAPCSLDDLRASGMDYWALGHVHGAEVLCRSPLIVYPGNIQGRHIGETGEKGVFLATLDSGGSGPASGDVEFIPCDAVRWIRESLSIEGMERDEELLTAFENLVERARRESDGRPAIVRARVIGRGRLSALMRRPGFLSGPGGLVETLNQGEEGRGDFVHIEGVTDETSPPFDLEVLSAGSHFVGDFLQEARSFEEGGALRGRLMDLLADLGVRDKLHREVFDRVDGLSDDEISSLLRRGTILALEGLLEGEDDE; the protein is encoded by the coding sequence GTGACAAACAGCAAGTTGAAGTTCATTCACTGCGCCGACCTTCACCTGGACAGCCCCTTCAGCGGGGTGTCGGAGGCCTCCCCCGGACTGGCGCGAGTCCTCAGGGAAGCCGCTTTCAACGCCTTTCGCAACTCGGTGGACCTGGCATTGCAGGTGGGGGCGGACTTCTTTCTCGTGTCCGGAGACGTATATGACAGCGAGGACAGGAGCATAAGGGCGCAGCTGTTCTTCGTCGAGCAGCTTAAGAGGTTGGCCGACGCGGGTATCCCGTCGTTCGTCGTCCACGGAAATCACGACCCTCTCTCCGGCTGGGAGCTCGACCGCGAGTTGCCGCCCCTGATTCACCGGTTTGGACGCGAGGTGGAGTCGGCACCTCTTGTCATCCGGGGAGAGAGGGCCGGCACAGTGCACGGCTGCAGCTTTCCCGTGCGCGACGTGGAAGAAAACCTCGCCTTGCGCTTCCACGGCAGAAGGACGGACGGGGTGAACATCGCGCTTCTTCACTGCAACGTCGGTGGAAGAAAGGGGCACGAAAACTACGCGCCCTGCTCTCTGGACGACCTCAGGGCCTCCGGCATGGACTACTGGGCCCTGGGACATGTGCACGGCGCGGAGGTCCTCTGTCGCTCCCCCCTGATCGTCTATCCGGGCAACATCCAGGGGCGGCATATCGGGGAGACGGGCGAGAAGGGGGTCTTCCTGGCGACCCTGGACTCCGGGGGCTCCGGTCCCGCCTCGGGCGATGTGGAGTTCATACCCTGCGATGCTGTTCGATGGATCAGGGAGTCTCTCTCCATCGAGGGCATGGAGAGGGACGAGGAGCTGCTGACCGCCTTCGAGAACCTCGTGGAGAGGGCGAGGCGAGAGTCGGACGGGCGTCCCGCGATCGTCCGCGCGAGAGTGATCGGGCGTGGAAGGTTGAGCGCCCTGATGCGCCGCCCGGGCTTCCTGTCCGGTCCCGGAGGCCTGGTGGAGACGCTGAACCAAGGCGAGGAGGGGCGGGGTGACTTCGTACACATCGAAGGAGTGACCGACGAGACATCTCCCCCCTTCGACCTCGAGGTTCTCTCGGCGGGAAGCCATTTCGTGGGGGATTTTCTGCAGGAGGCCCGATCCTTTGAAGAGGGGGGCGCTTTGAGGGGAAGACTGATGGACCTTCTCGCAGACCTCGGAGTGAGGGACAAGCTGCACCGAGAGGTCTTCGACCGGGTCGATGGCCTCTCGGACGACGAGATCTCGTCGCTTTTGCGCAGGGGAACCATATTGGCGCTCGAGGGACTGCTCGAGGGGGAGGACGACGAATGA
- a CDS encoding AAA family ATPase encodes MRISEFFVRNYGIFSGAGAGLSEGLTVFHGDNESGKTTLMNFFRRVLFPRERYARKKGNVYEPVGGGRHAGTARIVMEDGREYVLTLDGKNNTISPAGEGEALPLPPDFFSISKDVYESVFAIGLWDMQSMELLNRSDIAARFFAAGSGLGSASLPGLLSSLEARANELYRPGASRSASAVNRLLASMRETDDQVRGLRDRSGSWREKREAMDEAERSAAARREELSGMLKRASFLELLEKGLAPRAALGDIERRLAESGDLPPFPEGGLDRLERLKDEKRRLDSAKTRLESDIRAKEEEAGELLSDPLLLCFEKEPEIRLLEQEVERLRTALARKNRLERELPPSRDNFLRNIADLCPWWNEEHLNSSDVSADAVAFARRTADRKETLERKKGEGEKSLGQWNRLREDRRAEAASLEREMGVVEKRAKRAAERWDLITRLRSAFNELRAQEDELGSMEEVRSALQAEKDRALEQKPLRPGLLVGMISGFLLLVGIGAALQAFLTAEYLWAFGSAALFTASLLALLAHRDLSKKYSAGLKQWERRLEDLGSRLEENELMIESRMEGLERLKTRRDELCLDLGIEAPRSESAMGRIVEEGEEDRGSQERFTLLGERNRQMTAVLARMDADGVAMEEELSKTERELDELNEEWRKWLEERKFDEKLGPRDLEGIVPRILQLRSEGAMLSSREAEAGELNEYVSEVADKIRTLSEQLAGSFDSIGEPAPSAASPEAIRAFSSLLRRASETRSAAESLGREAENLRRSLDEIKEEFDGAARKLGELFAAASTPDEEAFVALAEEWRKREALLAGRTQERKVLLGLFGSEEALGSAEEEYLFRRPEEIRSQAEEIRERINRLRSEVDELVDSRGRLASELERMGTDERQSELLFARKGMERKIEAHLEEWLSCVLARHFLEVSKARHERERQPEVIRAAGEYLSLMTDDRYLLLSEGSEKGLSVVLEEKDQARGRKDEMMWSSGLADQVYLSMRLALASLWGRNSEPLPLILDDLMVRFDEGRQRGAARAICKAAKDNQVLLFTCHKGTLDILADAAADDDAPSFIRVEEADFVPVRREGDSSGA; translated from the coding sequence ATGAGGATAAGCGAGTTCTTTGTCCGGAATTATGGAATCTTTTCAGGGGCGGGGGCCGGTCTCTCGGAGGGACTGACGGTCTTTCACGGGGACAACGAGAGCGGTAAGACCACTCTGATGAACTTCTTCCGCCGCGTCCTGTTTCCTCGCGAAAGATACGCCCGCAAAAAGGGGAACGTCTACGAGCCGGTCGGCGGCGGACGGCACGCCGGCACAGCCAGGATAGTGATGGAGGACGGCAGGGAGTATGTCCTGACCCTGGACGGAAAAAACAACACCATCTCCCCGGCGGGAGAAGGAGAGGCACTGCCGCTCCCGCCCGATTTTTTCTCCATAAGCAAGGACGTCTACGAGAGCGTGTTCGCGATCGGACTATGGGATATGCAGTCGATGGAGCTGCTGAACAGGTCCGACATAGCGGCCCGGTTCTTCGCTGCCGGCTCGGGACTGGGCTCCGCTTCACTGCCTGGTCTTCTATCGTCGCTGGAGGCCCGCGCCAACGAGCTGTACCGTCCGGGCGCCTCCAGGAGCGCCTCCGCTGTAAACAGGCTGCTGGCCTCCATGAGGGAGACGGACGACCAGGTGAGAGGGCTTCGAGACAGGAGTGGATCGTGGAGGGAGAAGCGCGAGGCGATGGATGAAGCCGAGAGGTCGGCGGCGGCCAGGCGCGAGGAGCTGTCCGGCATGCTGAAGCGTGCTTCGTTTTTAGAGCTGCTGGAGAAGGGGCTCGCCCCCAGGGCGGCCCTTGGGGATATAGAGCGTCGACTGGCCGAGTCGGGAGACCTTCCCCCCTTCCCGGAGGGGGGGCTTGACAGGCTGGAGCGCCTTAAAGACGAAAAGAGACGTCTCGATTCCGCGAAGACGAGGCTCGAGTCGGATATCCGGGCCAAGGAGGAGGAGGCCGGGGAGTTGCTGAGCGACCCGCTCCTTCTGTGCTTTGAAAAAGAGCCGGAGATACGCCTGCTCGAGCAGGAGGTCGAGCGACTCCGGACCGCGCTCGCCCGAAAAAATCGTCTTGAACGCGAACTTCCGCCGTCGCGCGACAACTTCCTCCGAAACATAGCCGACCTCTGCCCCTGGTGGAACGAGGAGCACCTGAACAGCTCCGACGTGTCGGCGGATGCGGTGGCCTTCGCCAGGCGAACAGCCGACAGGAAGGAGACCCTGGAGCGCAAGAAGGGGGAGGGGGAGAAGTCCCTCGGCCAGTGGAACCGCCTCCGGGAGGACCGTCGCGCCGAGGCCGCCTCCCTGGAGAGGGAGATGGGAGTGGTCGAGAAGAGGGCGAAGAGGGCCGCGGAGAGGTGGGATCTGATAACTCGCCTCAGGAGCGCCTTCAACGAGCTTCGTGCCCAGGAGGACGAGCTCGGATCGATGGAGGAGGTCCGATCGGCCCTTCAGGCCGAGAAGGACCGGGCCCTGGAGCAGAAACCGCTGAGGCCGGGGCTGCTTGTCGGCATGATCTCCGGATTCCTTCTCCTGGTGGGTATAGGCGCGGCCCTCCAGGCTTTCCTTACCGCCGAATACCTGTGGGCCTTCGGCTCGGCGGCGCTATTCACCGCGTCCCTGCTGGCCCTGCTCGCCCACAGGGACCTCTCGAAGAAGTACTCCGCAGGCCTGAAGCAGTGGGAGAGACGCCTCGAGGACCTCGGCTCCAGGCTGGAGGAGAATGAACTAATGATCGAGAGCAGGATGGAGGGCCTAGAGAGGCTGAAGACCCGGAGGGACGAGCTCTGCCTGGATCTCGGAATAGAGGCCCCTCGCTCGGAGAGCGCGATGGGGCGCATCGTCGAGGAGGGTGAGGAGGACAGGGGCTCGCAGGAGCGATTCACCCTCCTGGGGGAGAGAAACCGCCAGATGACCGCGGTGCTCGCCAGGATGGACGCCGATGGCGTTGCCATGGAAGAGGAGCTTTCTAAGACCGAGAGAGAGCTCGATGAGCTGAACGAGGAGTGGCGCAAGTGGCTTGAGGAGCGCAAGTTCGACGAAAAACTGGGCCCCAGGGATCTCGAGGGGATAGTGCCCCGCATTCTGCAGCTGCGCTCCGAGGGGGCCATGCTCTCCTCCCGGGAGGCGGAGGCCGGGGAGCTGAACGAATACGTATCCGAGGTCGCGGACAAGATACGCACACTCTCGGAGCAGCTTGCGGGCTCATTCGACTCCATCGGCGAGCCCGCCCCGTCGGCGGCCTCTCCTGAGGCGATACGCGCCTTCTCCTCCCTGCTGAGGCGCGCATCCGAGACGCGAAGCGCAGCCGAGTCCCTCGGCAGGGAGGCGGAAAACCTGAGGCGTTCGCTCGATGAGATCAAGGAGGAGTTCGACGGCGCGGCCAGGAAGTTAGGCGAGCTCTTCGCCGCCGCCAGTACGCCGGACGAGGAGGCCTTCGTCGCATTGGCGGAGGAATGGCGCAAGAGGGAGGCGCTTCTTGCGGGCAGGACGCAGGAGAGGAAGGTGCTCCTCGGCCTGTTCGGCTCCGAGGAGGCGCTTGGATCGGCGGAGGAGGAGTACCTGTTTCGCAGGCCGGAGGAGATCCGGTCACAGGCGGAGGAGATACGCGAGCGGATTAACAGGCTGCGATCCGAAGTCGACGAGCTAGTGGACTCGCGAGGACGCCTCGCGTCGGAGCTTGAGCGCATGGGTACCGACGAGCGCCAGAGCGAGCTCCTGTTCGCCAGGAAGGGAATGGAGAGAAAGATCGAGGCTCACCTGGAGGAGTGGCTCTCCTGTGTTTTGGCCCGTCACTTCCTGGAGGTATCGAAGGCCAGGCACGAGAGGGAGCGCCAGCCGGAGGTGATCAGGGCCGCGGGAGAGTACCTGTCACTGATGACCGACGACAGATATCTCCTCCTGTCCGAGGGAAGCGAGAAGGGACTTTCAGTCGTGCTGGAGGAGAAGGACCAGGCGCGCGGAAGGAAGGACGAGATGATGTGGAGCTCCGGACTTGCCGACCAGGTATACCTGTCGATGCGCCTCGCCCTGGCCTCTCTCTGGGGGAGAAACTCCGAGCCGTTGCCCCTGATACTCGACGATCTTATGGTCCGCTTCGACGAGGGAAGGCAGAGGGGCGCAGCAAGGGCGATCTGCAAGGCGGCGAAGGACAACCAGGTGCTGCTCTTCACGTGCCATAAGGGTACTCTCGACATCCTGGCCGATGCTGCGGCCGACGACGACGCCCCTTCGTTCATCAGGGTGGAGGAGGCCGACTTCGTCCCGGTAAGACGAGAGGGAGATTCGTCCGGTGCATAG
- the murB gene encoding UDP-N-acetylmuramate dehydrogenase: MAVRLRSLDAGSITCDESLSAHGSWRIGGPADIFVQPSDCDQVVRLVQFTREENLPLVVIGKGTNLLFSDEGFRGVVMKLGSPFSGLWIEGESVRIQAGLWVPRLVRNLAAAGLSGLEHAAGIPGSVGGLVTMNGGSLRRSVGEIIITVKAVNREGRLRVFSAEECGFSYRRSIFQDEHEGERWIVLEAILSLERAERRDVRAEALRIMEERRRKFPLRLPNCGSVFTNSPEVYEIAGPPGKVVEDTGLKGLTVGGAQVSHHHANFIVNTGGATSRDVLALIGEVRRRVHDRIGAWLACEVRYVDPDGKVVPASEACE, from the coding sequence TTGGCCGTCCGTCTTCGCTCACTGGACGCTGGGTCCATAACATGCGACGAGTCGTTGAGCGCCCACGGCTCTTGGAGGATCGGCGGCCCGGCGGATATCTTCGTGCAGCCCTCGGACTGCGACCAAGTGGTTCGGCTGGTTCAATTCACCCGCGAGGAGAATCTTCCCTTAGTCGTCATAGGCAAGGGGACGAACCTGCTCTTTTCCGACGAGGGCTTCAGGGGCGTGGTAATGAAGCTCGGCAGTCCCTTCTCGGGCCTTTGGATCGAAGGCGAGAGCGTCAGGATCCAGGCCGGCTTGTGGGTGCCTCGACTGGTGAGAAACCTCGCGGCAGCAGGTCTTTCCGGCCTTGAGCATGCTGCGGGCATACCAGGCTCGGTTGGCGGGCTCGTCACGATGAACGGAGGAAGCCTGAGGCGCAGCGTGGGGGAGATCATCATCACGGTCAAGGCGGTCAACCGCGAGGGACGACTGCGCGTCTTCTCGGCGGAGGAGTGCGGTTTCTCGTACAGGCGCTCTATCTTTCAGGACGAACACGAAGGCGAACGGTGGATTGTCCTGGAGGCGATCCTGAGCCTGGAACGAGCGGAGCGCAGAGATGTCAGGGCGGAGGCTCTGAGGATAATGGAGGAGAGAAGGCGGAAGTTCCCTCTCAGGCTTCCCAACTGCGGCTCCGTCTTCACCAACTCACCGGAGGTCTACGAGATCGCCGGCCCTCCAGGCAAGGTCGTGGAGGACACGGGGCTTAAGGGGCTGACCGTCGGCGGGGCCCAGGTGTCGCATCACCACGCGAACTTCATAGTCAACACGGGTGGCGCGACATCCCGCGATGTCCTTGCCCTGATAGGGGAGGTGCGCAGGCGGGTCCACGATAGGATCGGGGCCTGGCTGGCATGCGAGGTGCGCTACGTGGACCCGGACGGCAAGGTGGTCCCGGCGTCCGAGGCCTGCGAATAG
- a CDS encoding MATE family efflux transporter, giving the protein MVVMASYNIADSIFIGHGVGPMGLAAVMICFPIQFLGGAMSIMAGIGGSSIISRSLGAGDVDRAERALGATTAFSLTVGVFVLVLPMLFIDEILSLFGAGPDILPHARDYLSVILFGMPFQMFGMAGNHMARAEGRARIAMASLMISAILNIILDPIFIFVLGLGVWGAAAATVISQFTMFVWIFGYFISGRGSLRIRLRNLLPSLSLLREITAIGMSEFTRMAAGSMSMILINAALIRWGGDLHVAVYGVIHRGLSFFFMPMMGIAQGFQPILGYNYGAGRIRQARTAVRLALVSATILAFCAFLTTQTFPAKIFAIFTTDKTLIAEGTRAMRIITGALFLIGFQMVGSAMFQALGKARPAFILSLSRQVLLLIPFVLILPALLRSTDGVWLAFPLADSLSFLVTLFFFRREMRTSLMVEAAPA; this is encoded by the coding sequence ATGGTCGTGATGGCGTCGTACAACATCGCCGACTCGATCTTCATTGGGCACGGCGTGGGTCCGATGGGACTCGCCGCCGTGATGATCTGCTTCCCCATCCAGTTCCTAGGAGGGGCGATGTCCATAATGGCGGGGATAGGGGGTTCGTCCATTATCTCCAGAAGCCTCGGGGCGGGGGACGTGGACAGGGCGGAGCGGGCCCTGGGGGCGACCACGGCCTTCTCGCTGACCGTAGGCGTGTTCGTGCTCGTCCTCCCGATGCTCTTCATCGACGAGATACTCTCTCTGTTCGGCGCAGGCCCGGACATCCTGCCCCACGCGAGGGACTACCTGTCGGTGATCCTATTCGGCATGCCCTTCCAGATGTTCGGCATGGCGGGCAACCACATGGCGCGAGCGGAGGGGCGGGCCAGGATAGCCATGGCCTCCCTTATGATCTCGGCGATTTTGAACATCATCCTCGACCCCATATTCATCTTCGTACTGGGGCTGGGCGTGTGGGGCGCGGCGGCCGCGACGGTCATCTCCCAGTTCACGATGTTCGTCTGGATCTTCGGCTACTTCATCAGCGGACGGGGCAGCCTGAGGATCAGGCTCCGCAACCTTCTGCCAAGCCTTTCGCTTCTGCGGGAGATCACGGCGATCGGCATGTCCGAGTTCACACGCATGGCGGCGGGAAGCATGTCCATGATCCTGATAAACGCCGCCCTGATCCGCTGGGGCGGAGATCTGCACGTCGCGGTGTACGGAGTGATCCACAGGGGACTGTCCTTCTTCTTCATGCCGATGATGGGGATCGCGCAGGGCTTCCAGCCTATACTGGGGTACAACTACGGTGCGGGCAGGATCAGGCAGGCGCGAACCGCCGTCAGGCTGGCCCTGGTAAGCGCGACCATTCTCGCGTTCTGTGCCTTTTTAACCACTCAGACATTTCCCGCGAAGATATTCGCCATATTCACGACCGACAAGACGCTCATCGCGGAGGGGACGCGGGCCATGAGGATAATCACCGGCGCGCTCTTCCTGATAGGCTTCCAGATGGTCGGATCGGCGATGTTCCAGGCGCTGGGCAAGGCACGCCCGGCCTTCATACTGTCGCTGTCGCGCCAGGTGCTGCTGCTGATCCCCTTTGTCCTGATCCTGCCCGCGCTTTTAAGGTCAACCGACGGGGTGTGGCTGGCCTTCCCTCTGGCCGACTCTCTATCCTTCCTCGTGACTCTATTCTTCTTCCGGAGGGAGATGCGGACCAGCCTGATGGTGGAGGCGGCACCGGCCTGA